One genomic region from Kineobactrum salinum encodes:
- the rpsB gene encoding 30S ribosomal protein S2 gives MSQVSMRDLLQAGAHFGHQTRYWNPKMGPYIFGARNKIHIINLEHTVPAFNEALTLVKKLAGNKNKILFVGTKRAAGKIIKEQADRAGMPYVSHRWLGGMLTNYKTIRASIKRLRDLEAQQTDGTFTKLTKKEALMRSRDMDKLERSIGGIKDMGGLPDALFVIDVDHERIAITEANKLGIPVIGVVDTNSNPDGVDYVIPGNDDAIRAIKLYVTAVADACLLGRAEAGDMTAVKNEFVEEAEAAEAAEATDSATPAAAQ, from the coding sequence ATGTCGCAAGTAAGCATGCGCGACCTGCTGCAGGCGGGCGCACACTTTGGTCACCAGACCCGCTACTGGAACCCGAAAATGGGTCCGTACATTTTTGGTGCCCGCAACAAGATCCACATTATCAACCTCGAGCACACGGTGCCCGCTTTCAACGAGGCCCTGACCCTGGTCAAGAAGCTGGCCGGCAACAAGAACAAGATCCTGTTCGTCGGCACCAAGCGCGCCGCCGGCAAGATTATCAAGGAACAGGCCGATCGTGCTGGCATGCCCTATGTCAGCCATCGCTGGCTGGGCGGCATGCTCACCAACTACAAGACCATCCGCGCCTCGATCAAGCGCCTACGCGATCTCGAGGCCCAGCAGACCGATGGCACTTTCACCAAGCTGACCAAGAAAGAAGCGCTGATGCGTTCGCGCGACATGGACAAGCTGGAACGCAGCATCGGCGGTATCAAGGACATGGGCGGCCTGCCCGATGCGCTGTTCGTGATCGACGTGGACCACGAGCGGATTGCAATCACCGAAGCCAACAAGCTGGGTATTCCGGTTATCGGCGTGGTCGATACCAACAGCAATCCCGACGGTGTCGACTACGTCATTCCCGGCAATGACGATGCGATCCGCGCCATCAAGCTGTACGTCACCGCGGTGGCGGACGCCTGCCTGCTGGGCAGGGCGGAAGCCGGCGACATGACGGCAGTGAAGAACGAGTTCGTCGAGGAAGCCGAAGCCGCCGAAGCCGCCGAAGCCACTGACTCCGCCACGCCGGCAGCGGCGCAGTAG
- the tsf gene encoding translation elongation factor Ts: MSIVLIKELRERTGLGMLECKNALAAADGDVEKAIEELRKSSGMKAAKKAGRTAADGVVTIRIAEDGSYGVLVEVNSETDFVARDESFLAFVGKVVDAAFENRETDVAALMSGELEAARESLVQKIGENIGVRRITVVTADAGVVGGYVHGNNRIAVLVELKAGDQDLAKDVAMHVAAVNPQVVSPADMPAELIAKEREIYSVQAQESGKPADIVEKMVGGRIKKFLAENSLVDQPFVKDPEITVGKLVAGAGAEVLSFARFEVGEGIERSQVDFAAEVAAQLKG; this comes from the coding sequence ATGTCTATAGTATTGATCAAGGAATTACGCGAGCGCACCGGATTGGGCATGCTGGAGTGCAAAAATGCGCTGGCGGCCGCCGATGGTGACGTCGAAAAGGCGATCGAGGAACTGCGCAAATCCAGCGGCATGAAGGCCGCCAAGAAGGCCGGACGCACTGCTGCGGACGGCGTCGTGACCATACGGATCGCCGAGGACGGCAGTTACGGTGTGCTGGTCGAAGTCAACAGCGAAACGGATTTCGTGGCCCGTGATGAGAGTTTCCTGGCTTTTGTCGGCAAGGTCGTGGACGCTGCCTTCGAGAATCGTGAAACCGATGTTGCCGCGCTGATGTCCGGTGAACTGGAAGCGGCCCGCGAGTCGCTGGTGCAGAAAATCGGCGAGAATATCGGCGTGCGCCGCATCACTGTAGTGACCGCTGATGCCGGTGTCGTGGGTGGCTATGTGCACGGCAACAACCGCATCGCGGTGCTGGTAGAGCTGAAGGCGGGCGACCAGGACCTGGCCAAGGATGTGGCCATGCATGTGGCCGCAGTCAACCCTCAGGTGGTCTCGCCGGCCGACATGCCGGCAGAACTCATCGCCAAGGAGCGGGAAATATACTCGGTGCAGGCGCAGGAATCCGGCAAACCCGCCGATATCGTCGAGAAAATGGTCGGTGGCCGGATCAAGAAGTTCCTGGCGGAAAACAGTCTGGTTGACCAGCCCTTTGTGAAGGATCCCGAGATCACGGTAGGCAAGCTGGTTGCCGGTGCCGGCGCGGAGGTGCTGTCCTTTGCCCGCTTCGAAGTCGGGGAGGGGATTGAACGGTCACAGGTGGATTTTGCTGCCGAAGTCGCGGCCCAGCTCAAGGGCTGA